One window of Salegentibacter sp. Hel_I_6 genomic DNA carries:
- a CDS encoding MerR family transcriptional regulator, translating into MELIKQNFSIKDLENLSGIKAHTIRIWEKRYSILNPDRTSTNIRTYDSSNLQKILNVAFLNEHGYKISRISKLSDEEISKMVRGISASSSKENRAQNSFKLSMMNFDEDLFNKTYETLQKDKSFREIFHQVFLPLLEQIGMLWQTDTIKPIHEHYIVDLIKQKLYFNLAEIKREVKPSSDKLYVLFLPENEIHDIGIIYLYYELLYHGNKAIYLGPSLPLTDLGYLLERHDNISFVSYFTTAPGDVEDFITQFNEQVCEKKSYELLLFGHKIREIQHKEVPSFVKTHINMNQFIDTL; encoded by the coding sequence ATGGAACTAATAAAACAAAACTTCAGCATTAAGGACCTTGAGAATTTAAGCGGTATCAAGGCTCATACTATAAGGATTTGGGAAAAAAGATACAGTATCCTAAATCCCGATCGCACTTCAACAAATATAAGAACATATGATAGTTCTAATTTACAGAAGATTTTAAACGTCGCCTTCCTAAACGAACACGGTTATAAGATCTCCAGGATTTCTAAGTTGAGTGACGAAGAAATTTCTAAAATGGTGCGAGGTATCTCTGCAAGTTCAAGTAAGGAAAATCGCGCTCAGAATTCATTTAAACTTTCTATGATGAATTTTGATGAAGATTTATTCAACAAAACTTATGAAACCCTTCAAAAAGATAAAAGTTTTCGCGAAATCTTTCACCAGGTATTTTTACCATTACTGGAACAAATAGGTATGCTTTGGCAAACCGATACCATAAAACCAATTCACGAGCACTATATAGTAGATCTAATTAAACAAAAGCTTTATTTTAATCTTGCGGAAATAAAACGGGAGGTTAAACCTAGTTCTGATAAATTATATGTGCTTTTCCTACCTGAAAACGAAATTCATGATATTGGAATTATTTATTTATATTACGAACTATTATATCACGGGAACAAAGCAATTTACCTGGGGCCAAGCTTACCGCTAACAGATCTTGGCTATCTATTAGAACGTCACGATAATATAAGTTTTGTTAGTTATTTTACTACCGCACCTGGTGATGTTGAAGATTTTATTACTCAATTTAACGAACAGGTTTGCGAAAAGAAATCTTACGAATTATTATTATTCGGCCATAAAATAAGGGAAATACAACATAAGGAAGTTCCTTCTTTTGTAAAAACCCATATTAATATGAACCAATTTATAGACACCCTTTAA
- a CDS encoding outer membrane beta-barrel protein — translation MKKLMFIALFVCSSFGLMAQEADFGIKGGFNYGATGNYESFGDGASDLGQIIEGKEKSGYHIGFFSRFEIVGIFLQPELMFTRLNTEYENFNYKIDKIDAPILVGINVFGPLNIKAGPSFQYIMNNELEDTTLKIGDVEKDITVGYQVGAGINLGRLGFDVRYEGAFTENTAFGATETAQENFSIDSRPSQWILSLSYAF, via the coding sequence ATGAAAAAATTAATGTTTATTGCTCTTTTTGTTTGCTCCTCCTTTGGGCTTATGGCACAGGAAGCAGATTTTGGAATCAAGGGTGGTTTCAACTACGGTGCAACCGGTAATTATGAAAGCTTTGGAGACGGAGCAAGCGACCTTGGACAAATCATTGAGGGGAAAGAGAAATCTGGGTACCACATAGGTTTTTTCAGTCGATTTGAGATCGTGGGAATTTTTCTTCAACCAGAATTAATGTTCACCCGTTTAAACACAGAATATGAAAATTTCAATTATAAAATTGATAAAATAGACGCTCCAATTCTAGTTGGTATTAATGTCTTTGGACCGCTAAACATTAAGGCAGGGCCTTCTTTTCAATATATTATGAACAACGAACTTGAAGACACCACACTTAAAATTGGGGATGTAGAAAAAGATATTACTGTAGGCTACCAGGTTGGTGCCGGTATAAATCTTGGCCGTTTAGGGTTTGATGTAAGGTATGAAGGCGCTTTTACAGAAAATACTGCTTTTGGAGCAACTGAAACTGCTCAAGAAAATTTTTCTATTGATTCAAGACCTTCACAATGGATCTTGAGTTTATCTTATGCTTTTTAG
- a CDS encoding shikimate kinase — MKIFLTGYMGSGKSVIGEKLAKKLNYKYVDLDDQIEVIQGKSINDIFEDRGELYFRKLESQILDDILEDNSNMIISLGGGTPCYGNNFDRICEQKDTTTVYLKASVQTLTDRLFVEKIHRPVISHLETREALEEFIRKHVFERAYYYMQSDITVNVDEKNPELIVKQIIEKL, encoded by the coding sequence ATGAAAATATTTCTAACGGGCTATATGGGATCGGGTAAGTCGGTGATAGGAGAGAAGCTTGCTAAAAAACTGAATTACAAATATGTAGATCTCGATGACCAGATTGAAGTGATCCAGGGGAAGAGCATTAATGATATTTTTGAAGACAGGGGTGAATTATATTTTAGAAAACTCGAATCTCAAATTTTAGACGATATTTTAGAAGATAATTCTAACATGATTATTTCTTTGGGTGGCGGTACTCCATGCTATGGGAATAATTTCGATCGAATTTGTGAGCAAAAAGATACCACAACAGTTTATTTAAAAGCTTCCGTTCAAACTTTAACCGATAGACTTTTTGTTGAAAAAATCCATCGCCCCGTAATTAGTCATTTGGAAACACGGGAAGCTTTAGAAGAATTTATTAGAAAACACGTTTTTGAACGAGCTTACTACTATATGCAGTCAGACATTACCGTGAATGTGGATGAAAAGAATCCTGAATTAATTGTGAAGCAAATAATAGAAAAGCTATAG
- a CDS encoding methyltransferase domain-containing protein, translating into MQMIKKHSFSSEFWSQRYEQNQTGWDIGEISRPLKAYIDQLENKELKILIPGAGNAYEAEYLMKQGYKNVYVADISKKPLENLKSRVPDFPEAQLLHINFFEIKDRFDLILEQTFFCALPIDSRKEYAKKSAELLTQNGILCGLLFNFPLTEQGPPFGGSKEEYLAYFAPYFKIDILEPCYNSIKPRQGNELFFKFRKL; encoded by the coding sequence ATGCAAATGATAAAGAAGCATAGTTTTTCTTCAGAGTTTTGGTCACAGCGCTACGAACAAAACCAAACGGGATGGGATATTGGCGAGATTTCCAGACCTTTAAAAGCTTATATAGACCAGCTAGAAAACAAAGAACTTAAAATTTTAATCCCGGGTGCCGGAAACGCTTACGAGGCCGAATATTTAATGAAACAGGGCTACAAAAATGTTTACGTTGCCGATATCAGCAAAAAGCCGCTGGAAAATTTAAAATCTCGCGTACCCGATTTTCCGGAAGCGCAATTATTACATATTAATTTTTTTGAAATTAAAGACCGGTTTGATCTTATTTTGGAACAAACCTTCTTTTGTGCTCTCCCTATTGATTCCAGAAAGGAGTATGCAAAAAAATCTGCTGAACTTTTAACCCAAAATGGAATATTATGCGGATTGCTTTTTAACTTCCCGCTTACTGAACAAGGGCCGCCATTTGGTGGTAGCAAAGAAGAATATTTAGCGTATTTTGCCCCGTATTTTAAAATTGACATTCTTGAACCTTGCTATAATTCTATAAAACCAAGACAGGGAAATGAACTGTTTTTTAAATTCAGAAAACTATAA
- a CDS encoding aldehyde dehydrogenase produces the protein MKETSAESISQNFKAQKAFFNSQETKDPEFRIKQLKRLKEAIYKYEEKVNEALWQDLHKSKEEAFLTETSLLIEEINYHIKNLKSWMKPKKVGTPLQIKPSRSKILYEPLGIGLIIAPWNYPFQLTINPLIGAISAGCCAVLKPSPDTPNVASVIEEMISECFPSDYISVVQGGKEANQELFKFPFDIMFFTGSSTVGKIVMKAAAEHLSRVVLELGGKSPCIVNKDANLKIAGKRIAWGKIINAGQTCIAPDYLLVHQDVKKDLLVEIAKAFEEMLGEDIANCNYYGRIVSENAVRRLMKYLDGDIYYGGKVNLEEKYIEPTILNNVQSEDEIMQEEIFGPILPVMEFGEMEEALSYINKNKKPLALYYFGKNAEGILKQTSSGGACINDTLLHVANHKLPFGGVGNSGMGKYHGKESFLAFTHERGVVNSSAKLDIPFKYPPYKFFGLIKKIVG, from the coding sequence ATGAAAGAGACTTCAGCAGAAAGCATATCGCAAAATTTTAAGGCACAAAAGGCCTTTTTTAATTCTCAGGAAACAAAAGATCCTGAATTTAGGATTAAACAGTTAAAGAGGCTAAAGGAGGCAATCTATAAATATGAAGAGAAAGTGAACGAAGCGCTGTGGCAAGACCTTCATAAGTCTAAAGAAGAAGCTTTTCTTACCGAAACGAGTTTATTGATTGAAGAGATTAATTATCATATAAAAAATCTTAAATCCTGGATGAAACCCAAAAAGGTGGGAACCCCATTGCAGATTAAGCCTTCCAGATCAAAAATTCTTTACGAGCCGCTTGGGATAGGTTTAATAATCGCTCCCTGGAATTATCCGTTTCAGCTCACCATCAACCCTTTAATAGGTGCAATATCTGCAGGTTGCTGTGCCGTTCTAAAACCTTCACCAGATACGCCAAATGTAGCCAGCGTGATAGAAGAAATGATTTCAGAGTGTTTTCCATCCGATTATATTTCGGTAGTGCAGGGAGGGAAAGAAGCGAACCAGGAGTTGTTTAAATTTCCGTTTGATATTATGTTCTTCACGGGGAGCTCAACTGTAGGTAAAATTGTAATGAAAGCCGCTGCGGAGCATTTAAGTCGAGTTGTATTGGAATTAGGGGGCAAAAGCCCGTGTATTGTTAATAAAGACGCCAATTTAAAAATTGCCGGAAAACGTATTGCCTGGGGAAAAATTATAAATGCCGGTCAAACCTGTATCGCGCCAGATTATCTATTGGTGCACCAGGATGTAAAAAAAGATTTACTAGTTGAAATCGCTAAGGCTTTTGAAGAAATGCTGGGAGAAGATATTGCAAATTGTAATTATTATGGGAGAATTGTAAGTGAGAACGCAGTGAGGCGATTAATGAAATATTTAGACGGAGATATTTATTATGGAGGAAAAGTAAATTTGGAAGAAAAATATATAGAACCCACCATTTTAAACAATGTACAGTCTGAAGATGAAATTATGCAGGAAGAGATCTTCGGGCCAATTTTACCGGTAATGGAATTTGGAGAAATGGAGGAAGCTTTGTCTTATATCAACAAAAATAAAAAACCGCTCGCGCTATATTATTTTGGAAAGAATGCTGAAGGAATATTGAAACAAACAAGTTCTGGTGGTGCTTGTATAAATGATACTCTTTTACACGTAGCAAATCATAAATTACCCTTTGGCGGGGTAGGAAATAGCGGTATGGGAAAATATCACGGCAAAGAAAGTTTTTTAGCTTTTACCCACGAAAGAGGAGTGGTGAATTCTTCAGCAAAATTAGATATACCATTTAAATATCCGCCTTATAAGTTTTTTGGTTTAATAAAGAAAATAGTGGGGTAG
- a CDS encoding transketolase family protein — MKTYTDTGKKDTRSGFGAGLTELGRTNPNVVALCADLVGSLKMQDFIDENPERFFQVGIAEANMMGMAAGLTIGGKIPFAGTFANFATGRVYDQIRQSIAYSGKNVKICASHSGVTLGEDGATHQILEDIGLMKMLPGMTVINTCDFNQTKAATLAIAEHDGPVYLRFGRPKVANFTAEGQKFEIGKAVQLYEGEDVTIIATGHLVWEAIQAAQKLAEKGISADVINIHTIKPLDEAAIIKSVKKTGCVVTAEEHNFLGGLGESVARTLAENNPAPQEFVATQDTFGESGTPDQLFAKYGLNADAIIKATEKVLKRK; from the coding sequence ATGAAAACATATACAGATACAGGAAAAAAAGATACCCGTTCCGGTTTTGGTGCAGGACTTACCGAACTTGGCAGAACCAATCCTAATGTGGTAGCACTTTGTGCCGACCTTGTAGGATCGCTTAAAATGCAGGATTTTATTGATGAAAATCCAGAGCGTTTCTTCCAGGTAGGAATTGCCGAAGCCAACATGATGGGAATGGCCGCAGGTCTTACCATAGGCGGGAAAATTCCTTTTGCCGGGACCTTCGCCAATTTTGCAACAGGAAGGGTTTATGACCAGATTCGTCAATCTATCGCTTATTCAGGAAAAAATGTAAAGATTTGTGCTTCTCACTCGGGAGTAACTTTGGGTGAAGATGGGGCAACCCACCAGATCCTTGAAGACATTGGTCTTATGAAAATGTTACCGGGAATGACGGTAATCAATACCTGCGATTTTAACCAGACCAAAGCTGCAACTTTAGCGATCGCCGAGCACGATGGCCCGGTTTACCTAAGATTTGGAAGACCAAAAGTAGCTAATTTCACCGCAGAAGGTCAAAAGTTTGAAATAGGGAAAGCTGTTCAACTTTATGAAGGAGAAGATGTGACTATAATTGCTACCGGCCACCTGGTTTGGGAAGCGATACAGGCAGCACAAAAGCTTGCAGAAAAAGGAATTAGTGCTGATGTGATTAACATTCACACGATTAAGCCTTTGGATGAAGCTGCCATTATCAAATCGGTTAAAAAAACCGGTTGCGTGGTAACTGCGGAAGAGCATAACTTTCTCGGCGGACTTGGAGAAAGCGTTGCCCGTACCTTAGCTGAAAATAATCCTGCACCACAAGAATTTGTGGCTACTCAGGATACTTTTGGAGAAAGTGGTACGCCAGATCAACTGTTTGCGAAATATGGACTTAACGCAGATGCGATAATTAAAGCCACAGAAAAAGTTTTAAAAAGAAAATAA
- the tgt gene encoding tRNA guanosine(34) transglycosylase Tgt, producing MKFDLLSTDAGSKARAGTITTDHGKIETPIFMPVGTVASVKGVHQRELKEDINPDIILGNTYHLYLRPQTEILKKAGGLHKFMNWDRNILTDSGGYQVYSLSARRKIKEEGVKFKSHIDGSYHTFTPENVMEIQRTIGADIIMAFDECTPYPCDYKYAKRSMHMTHRWLDRCVSHLDKVDPLYGFNQTLFPIVQGSTYKDLRKQSAEYIASVGAEGNAIGGLSVGEPAEEMYAMTEVVTEILPEDKPRYLMGVGTPINILENIALGVDMFDCVMPTRNARNGMLFTAHGTINIKNKKWEDDFSPIDEMGITFVDTEYSKAYVRHLFSVNELLGKQIATIHNLGFYMWLVREARKHILAGDFTSWKNMMVKQMDKRL from the coding sequence ATGAAATTTGATTTGTTGAGTACCGATGCCGGTAGTAAAGCCCGTGCAGGGACCATTACAACCGATCACGGTAAGATTGAAACCCCTATTTTTATGCCAGTTGGTACAGTAGCTTCTGTTAAAGGTGTACACCAACGGGAGCTTAAAGAAGACATTAATCCTGATATTATATTGGGGAATACCTACCACCTATATTTACGCCCCCAGACCGAAATTCTTAAGAAAGCCGGTGGTTTACATAAGTTTATGAATTGGGATAGAAATATACTTACCGATAGCGGAGGTTACCAGGTATATTCCCTTTCTGCACGTAGAAAAATTAAAGAGGAAGGCGTAAAATTCAAATCGCATATAGATGGGTCTTACCATACTTTCACTCCTGAGAATGTGATGGAAATTCAGCGTACTATTGGTGCCGATATCATTATGGCATTTGACGAATGTACACCATATCCCTGCGATTATAAATACGCAAAACGCTCTATGCATATGACACATAGGTGGTTAGACAGGTGTGTAAGTCATTTGGATAAAGTTGATCCTCTATATGGATTTAACCAGACGCTTTTTCCAATCGTTCAGGGGAGTACTTATAAGGATTTAAGAAAACAATCGGCAGAATATATCGCTTCAGTTGGAGCAGAGGGTAATGCGATTGGCGGACTTTCAGTTGGAGAACCTGCTGAAGAAATGTACGCGATGACAGAAGTTGTGACTGAGATACTTCCGGAAGATAAACCTAGATATTTAATGGGCGTGGGTACTCCAATTAATATTTTGGAAAATATTGCACTGGGAGTAGATATGTTTGATTGTGTGATGCCAACCAGGAATGCTCGTAACGGGATGCTTTTTACTGCGCATGGTACCATTAATATTAAAAATAAAAAATGGGAAGACGATTTTTCGCCTATAGATGAAATGGGTATCACTTTTGTAGACACCGAATACAGCAAAGCTTATGTTAGACATTTATTTAGTGTAAACGAGCTTCTCGGCAAGCAAATTGCTACCATTCATAATCTCGGATTCTATATGTGGTTGGTGCGAGAAGCCAGAAAACATATCTTAGCCGGAGATTTTACCAGCTGGAAAAATATGATGGTAAAGCAAATGGATAAAAGACTATAG
- a CDS encoding transketolase yields the protein MSKIKELEDFATQVRRDILRQVHKVNSGHPGGSLGCTEFFTALYQGGIMEHKPEFNMDGKDEDLFFLSNGHISPVFYSVLARSGYFPVDELNTFRLIDSRLQGHPTTHEGLPGIRVASGSLGQGMSVALGAAQAKKLNKDNHLVFSLHGDGELQEGQNWEAIMYAAGNKVDNLISTVDVNGQQIDGSTETVLPMGNLKAKFEAFGWDVMEIEDGNNMQQVIDGLNEAKTRTGKGKPVCVLMTTMMGNGVDFMMHTHAWHGKAPDDEQLETALSQNPETLGDY from the coding sequence ATGTCAAAAATCAAAGAATTAGAAGATTTTGCTACCCAGGTTCGCCGGGATATTTTAAGGCAGGTTCATAAAGTGAATTCGGGACACCCCGGAGGTTCGCTTGGTTGTACTGAATTTTTTACCGCTTTGTACCAGGGCGGAATTATGGAACACAAACCCGAGTTTAATATGGACGGGAAAGACGAGGACCTTTTCTTTCTTTCCAACGGTCATATTTCTCCGGTATTTTATAGCGTTTTAGCCCGTAGCGGTTATTTTCCTGTAGATGAATTAAATACTTTCCGTCTTATAGATTCCAGGTTACAGGGACACCCTACAACGCACGAAGGCCTACCGGGCATTCGCGTAGCCTCAGGTTCACTGGGCCAGGGAATGTCGGTTGCTCTTGGAGCTGCTCAGGCTAAAAAGCTGAATAAAGATAATCATTTGGTATTCTCCCTTCACGGTGATGGCGAATTGCAGGAAGGCCAAAACTGGGAAGCCATTATGTATGCCGCCGGAAATAAGGTAGATAATCTTATTTCAACAGTAGACGTTAACGGTCAACAAATTGACGGAAGTACAGAAACCGTTTTACCAATGGGGAATCTAAAAGCTAAATTTGAAGCTTTTGGTTGGGATGTGATGGAGATTGAAGATGGTAATAATATGCAACAAGTCATTGACGGTTTAAATGAAGCTAAAACCCGAACCGGAAAAGGAAAACCGGTTTGTGTACTAATGACTACCATGATGGGTAATGGTGTTGATTTTATGATGCACACCCACGCCTGGCACGGAAAAGCGCCTGATGATGAGCAATTAGAAACCGCGCTTTCTCAAAATCCTGAAACTTTAGGAGATTATTAA
- a CDS encoding RNA-binding S4 domain-containing protein has translation MRVDKFLWCVRYFKTRSIATNACKQGKVKMDGVSVKPSKEVFPADKLKIRKNQIDYQIEVLDLPPSRVGAKLVNLYLIDVTPKEAFEKLELLKYSKDYYRKKGTGRPTKKDRRDIDEWFEDTDTNPDANDKEA, from the coding sequence ATGAGAGTTGATAAGTTTTTATGGTGCGTAAGATATTTTAAAACACGGAGCATTGCGACCAATGCTTGTAAACAGGGAAAAGTAAAAATGGATGGCGTAAGTGTAAAACCATCTAAAGAAGTTTTTCCAGCCGATAAACTTAAAATACGTAAAAACCAGATAGATTACCAAATTGAAGTTTTAGACCTCCCTCCAAGCAGGGTGGGTGCAAAACTGGTAAACCTTTATCTTATAGACGTCACGCCAAAAGAAGCTTTTGAAAAGCTGGAGCTTTTAAAATATTCTAAAGATTATTATCGCAAAAAAGGAACCGGAAGACCTACCAAAAAAGACCGCCGCGATATAGATGAATGGTTTGAAGATACAGACACAAATCCTGATGCAAATGATAAAGAAGCATAG
- a CDS encoding SDR family oxidoreductase: MTKISSKLVLITGGASGIGKLMGREILKRGGRLVIWDLNKIHLQQTLNEFEELGDVYGYTVDITNTLWVKEMAKQVEDEIGPVDILINNAGIVYGGYFHENTSEKIDKTMKVNAIAPMQLALNFLAGMMNRKLGHICNITSSAGLVSNPKMAVYAGSKWAATGWSDSLRLEMKQLKTGVAVTTVTPYYINTGMFAGVKSNIPILDQHKVALKVIRAIERNKVYLSMPWSMRFVRFSQGLFPIWFYDWFVGGVIGVYKTMDDFKGRK, encoded by the coding sequence ATGACGAAAATATCCTCTAAGCTTGTGCTTATAACCGGTGGAGCTTCCGGTATTGGCAAATTAATGGGCCGTGAAATTTTAAAGCGCGGTGGCAGGTTAGTGATTTGGGATTTAAATAAAATCCATCTTCAACAAACACTTAATGAATTTGAAGAACTTGGAGATGTTTATGGCTATACCGTAGATATAACCAATACGCTGTGGGTGAAAGAAATGGCAAAACAGGTGGAAGATGAAATTGGGCCGGTAGATATTTTGATAAATAATGCCGGAATAGTCTACGGGGGATATTTTCACGAAAATACTTCAGAAAAAATAGATAAAACAATGAAGGTAAATGCTATTGCGCCAATGCAGCTTGCCTTAAATTTTCTTGCCGGAATGATGAATAGAAAGCTGGGGCATATATGCAATATTACATCTTCTGCCGGCCTGGTCTCAAATCCTAAAATGGCGGTTTATGCAGGGAGTAAGTGGGCAGCAACCGGCTGGTCTGATAGTTTACGCCTGGAGATGAAACAGCTAAAAACAGGCGTTGCAGTAACCACAGTAACTCCTTATTATATAAATACAGGAATGTTTGCAGGTGTAAAATCTAATATTCCAATTCTTGATCAACATAAAGTAGCATTAAAGGTGATTAGGGCAATTGAAAGGAATAAGGTATATTTAAGTATGCCTTGGAGTATGCGTTTTGTAAGATTTTCGCAAGGGCTTTTTCCTATTTGGTTTTACGACTGGTTCGTTGGGGGTGTAATTGGCGTCTATAAAACTATGGATGATTTTAAAGGTCGAAAATAA
- a CDS encoding FKBP-type peptidyl-prolyl cis-trans isomerase encodes MQLNKFFILSFIFALTLISCGDDDNNNPREIEVRDPEEQALTDADSINNFLDTHFYNYEEFENPDEDFDYMVRFDTIAGDNADKRPLSEEENLIMKKVVNNDVEYNMYVLKVREGEGQQPRFTDSTLVSYRGELLDLSAFDNANTPVWFDLGNPNLRIGFREGIIEFKAANGFTVNPDNSVDFSDDFGIGALIFPSGLGYFSSSQPSIPPYSPLIFTINLYRVNEADHDGDGIPSWMEDINGNRNIFDDDTDGDGTPNFADIDDDGDGKPTREEIIINEDGSIEFPDTNGNGTPDYLDPDTFE; translated from the coding sequence ATGCAATTAAACAAATTTTTTATTCTAAGCTTTATATTCGCTTTAACTTTAATTTCTTGTGGGGATGATGATAATAATAATCCTCGGGAAATTGAAGTAAGAGATCCCGAGGAGCAGGCATTAACTGATGCAGATTCCATAAATAATTTTCTGGATACTCATTTTTACAATTATGAGGAGTTCGAAAATCCAGATGAGGATTTCGATTATATGGTTCGGTTCGATACTATAGCTGGAGATAATGCTGATAAGAGACCACTTTCTGAAGAAGAAAATCTTATTATGAAAAAGGTGGTAAATAATGATGTAGAATATAATATGTATGTTCTTAAGGTGAGAGAAGGAGAAGGGCAGCAGCCAAGATTTACCGATTCTACCCTTGTGAGTTATCGTGGCGAATTATTAGACCTCTCTGCTTTTGATAATGCTAATACACCGGTTTGGTTTGATTTGGGAAATCCCAATCTGAGAATTGGTTTTAGGGAAGGAATTATAGAATTCAAAGCTGCAAATGGTTTTACTGTTAATCCCGATAATAGTGTAGATTTTAGCGATGATTTTGGTATAGGAGCACTTATATTTCCTTCAGGTCTTGGCTATTTTTCCAGTTCTCAACCCTCTATACCACCTTATAGTCCGTTAATTTTTACTATCAATTTATACAGAGTGAATGAAGCCGATCATGATGGTGATGGTATCCCTAGCTGGATGGAAGATATAAATGGAAATAGAAATATTTTTGATGATGATACTGATGGCGATGGTACTCCAAACTTCGCTGATATTGATGATGATGGGGATGGGAAACCTACCAGGGAAGAGATAATAATTAATGAAGATGGAAGTATAGAATTCCCGGATACTAATGGGAATGGTACTCCAGATTATTTAGATCCAGATACTTTTGAATAA
- a CDS encoding phosphoribosyltransferase family protein, translated as MKERVLILNHEEIQHKIKRIAYQVYESNIDEHEIILAGIANKGFQLATHLKAAVEKISPLKVQLCEVQVNKKNPLEKITTSLEAKIYQDKSVILVDDVLNSGTTLIYGVRHFLEVPLKQFKTAVLVDRNHKKYPVKVDFKGISLSTSLSETVKVSLEKNKFKAELL; from the coding sequence ATGAAAGAACGGGTACTAATTTTAAATCACGAGGAAATTCAACATAAAATTAAACGTATTGCTTACCAGGTTTACGAAAGCAATATTGATGAACATGAGATTATCCTGGCCGGTATTGCAAATAAAGGCTTTCAATTAGCCACACATTTAAAAGCAGCTGTAGAGAAAATTTCACCGCTAAAAGTGCAGTTATGCGAAGTTCAGGTAAATAAGAAAAATCCTCTTGAAAAGATTACTACTTCTCTGGAAGCTAAAATTTATCAGGATAAATCGGTTATTTTGGTAGATGATGTACTAAATTCCGGAACTACCTTAATTTATGGTGTAAGACATTTTTTAGAAGTTCCACTAAAGCAATTTAAGACTGCGGTTTTAGTAGATAGAAATCATAAAAAATACCCTGTAAAAGTAGATTTTAAAGGAATCTCACTCTCAACCTCATTAAGCGAAACGGTAAAGGTTTCTCTGGAAAAAAATAAATTTAAAGCGGAATTGCTATAG